In Sphingomonas crocodyli, a genomic segment contains:
- the paaC gene encoding 1,2-phenylacetyl-CoA epoxidase subunit PaaC produces the protein MTPSLPTIQPDAVAAAEKAAHGGSFAAGEPTASHPALFDYLLRLGDDSLILGQRLTEWCGHAPILEVDLSLANIGLDLIGQATFFLDLAGEVEGKGRDGDKLAFHRDVLAFRNCLLVEQPNGDFAQTMARQFLFSTAQLALFEGLASSTDPHIAAIAAKAVKEIAYHAELSADWVIRLGDGTDESRGRMVEGLDWFWRFVDEMFDMDPSEQALADLGIAVDRAALRQRFDATINRVLRDATLPLPEYPRGVKGGRVGHHSEHLGHLLATMQYLPRTYPDAVW, from the coding sequence ATGACGCCCTCCCTTCCCACGATCCAGCCGGATGCCGTCGCTGCGGCCGAAAAGGCCGCGCACGGCGGTAGCTTTGCCGCTGGCGAGCCCACCGCATCACATCCTGCGCTGTTTGATTATCTGCTGCGCCTGGGCGACGACAGCCTGATCCTTGGCCAACGGCTTACGGAATGGTGCGGCCATGCCCCCATTTTGGAGGTCGATCTAAGTCTCGCCAATATCGGCCTCGACTTGATCGGCCAGGCGACTTTTTTCCTCGACCTTGCTGGCGAGGTTGAGGGCAAAGGCCGCGACGGTGACAAGTTAGCTTTCCATCGAGACGTACTGGCTTTCCGCAACTGCCTGCTCGTCGAGCAACCCAATGGCGACTTTGCCCAGACGATGGCGCGCCAGTTTCTTTTCTCCACAGCGCAGTTGGCCCTTTTCGAGGGCCTCGCCAGTTCGACTGATCCGCATATTGCTGCGATCGCTGCCAAGGCCGTCAAAGAGATCGCTTATCACGCCGAGCTATCCGCTGACTGGGTAATCCGACTGGGCGACGGAACCGACGAAAGCCGCGGCCGCATGGTCGAAGGGCTCGATTGGTTCTGGCGCTTTGTCGACGAGATGTTCGACATGGATCCGAGTGAGCAGGCGCTCGCTGATTTAGGGATCGCCGTTGATCGCGCAGCCCTGCGCCAACGCTTCGATGCTACAATCAATCGGGTTCTGCGTGATGCCACCCTCCCCCTGCCCGAATATCCTCGTGGTGTGAAAGGCGGCCGGGTCGGTCATCACAGCGAGCATCTGGGTCATTTGCTGGCGACGATGCAATATCTGCCACGCACCTATCCGGACGCTGTTTGGTAA
- the paaB gene encoding 1,2-phenylacetyl-CoA epoxidase subunit PaaB yields MSHDWPLWEVFIRSKGGLSHKHVGSVHAPDAVLAVRHARDVYTRRLEGVSLWVVKSSDIVASDPAQAGPLFEPAESKIYRHPTFYDIPDVVTHI; encoded by the coding sequence ATGAGCCACGATTGGCCTCTCTGGGAAGTATTCATTCGCTCTAAGGGCGGTCTTAGCCACAAGCATGTAGGCTCAGTTCATGCACCTGATGCGGTGCTGGCAGTACGCCACGCTCGAGACGTCTACACACGTCGCTTGGAAGGCGTGAGCCTATGGGTCGTGAAGTCGAGCGACATCGTCGCATCGGATCCGGCTCAAGCTGGTCCACTGTTCGAGCCGGCGGAAAGCAAGATCTATCGGCATCCGACCTTCTACGACATCCCCGACGTCGTGACGCACATCTGA
- the paaA gene encoding 1,2-phenylacetyl-CoA epoxidase subunit PaaA: MYTTELGKADSKAPVPLVQEDPELLAAFEARVAADDFIEPKDWMPDAYRKTLVRQISQHAHSEIVGMLPEGNWLTRAPSLRRKAVLLAKVQDEGGHGLYLYCAAETLGTSREDMIDALHSGKAKYSTIFNYPTLTWADIGAIGWLVDGAAIMNQVPLQRTSYGPYARAMVKVCKEESFHQRQGYEIMMAMANGTPEQKAMAQDALNRWWWPSLMMFGPPDANSPNSAQSFRWRIKRDSNDDLRQKFVDITVPQADYLGLTVPDPAVTWNEVKGGYDFGEVDWEEFYAVVRGEGPTAKERLKARREAWDNGAWVREAADAHEAKRRARLAA, translated from the coding sequence ATGTACACGACCGAACTCGGGAAGGCCGATTCCAAGGCCCCCGTCCCGCTGGTGCAGGAAGATCCAGAGCTGCTGGCAGCCTTCGAGGCTCGCGTCGCGGCCGATGATTTTATCGAACCCAAAGACTGGATGCCGGACGCCTATCGTAAAACGCTCGTTCGCCAGATTTCCCAGCATGCCCATAGCGAAATTGTCGGCATGCTACCGGAAGGCAATTGGCTCACCCGTGCGCCGTCGCTGCGCCGCAAAGCCGTGTTGCTGGCCAAGGTGCAGGATGAGGGCGGTCACGGTCTGTATCTCTACTGCGCAGCCGAAACCCTGGGCACGAGCCGTGAGGACATGATCGACGCTCTGCATAGCGGCAAAGCGAAGTACAGCACGATCTTCAACTACCCGACGCTCACGTGGGCCGACATTGGTGCGATTGGTTGGTTGGTCGATGGCGCGGCCATCATGAACCAAGTGCCGCTGCAGCGGACCTCTTATGGCCCCTATGCGCGCGCAATGGTGAAGGTCTGCAAGGAAGAGAGCTTCCACCAGCGCCAGGGCTACGAGATCATGATGGCTATGGCCAATGGCACGCCTGAACAAAAGGCGATGGCGCAAGACGCACTCAACCGTTGGTGGTGGCCGTCGCTGATGATGTTTGGTCCGCCGGACGCCAATTCCCCCAATTCTGCCCAGAGCTTCCGCTGGCGCATCAAGCGCGACAGCAATGACGATCTGCGTCAAAAGTTCGTCGATATCACCGTGCCCCAGGCGGACTATCTGGGCCTTACGGTTCCCGACCCTGCCGTTACGTGGAACGAGGTGAAGGGCGGATATGACTTTGGCGAAGTCGACTGGGAAGAATTCTACGCCGTGGTGCGTGGCGAAGGCCCAACGGCCAAAGAGCGTCTGAAGGCGCGCCGCGAAGCCTGGGACAACGGTGCGTGGGTTCGCGAAGCCGCTGACGCGCACGAGGCGAAGCGGCGCGCTCGCTTGGCTGCCTGA
- the pcaF gene encoding 3-oxoadipyl-CoA thiolase, with protein sequence MAEAFICDAIRTPIGRYAGSIAGIRADDLAAIPLRALRERNSGIDWSALDDILMGCANQAGEDNRNVARMAALLAGLGTTAPGTTINRLCGSGMDAVAYAARAIKAGEADFIVAGGVESMSRAPFVMPKAETAFARANAVYDTTIGWRFVNKQLKAEFGIDSMPETAENVAQDFGISREDQDRFAVESQRRAAAAQASGRFDAEIVAVPVPQKKGDPLLITRDEHPRETNVDALAKLKPIVRADGTITAGNASGVNDGAAAVIIASEEAVRRHGLTPRARVLGTAVAGVEPRIMGIGPAPASERLMARLGLTISEFDLIELNEAFAAQGLAVLRQLGLPDDADHVNPNGGAIALGHPLGMSGARLVLTATEELQRRQATRAICTMCIGVGQGIALAIERV encoded by the coding sequence GTGGCCGAAGCCTTTATCTGTGATGCGATCCGCACTCCCATCGGCCGTTACGCTGGGTCCATTGCGGGCATCCGAGCCGATGATCTCGCTGCCATCCCGCTGCGCGCGCTTCGCGAACGCAATAGCGGCATCGACTGGAGCGCACTCGATGACATCTTGATGGGGTGCGCAAACCAAGCCGGCGAGGACAATCGCAACGTCGCCCGTATGGCGGCCCTGCTCGCTGGCCTTGGGACAACCGCGCCCGGCACGACAATTAATCGCCTGTGCGGCTCGGGCATGGACGCCGTTGCTTATGCCGCGCGCGCGATCAAAGCGGGCGAAGCTGATTTCATCGTTGCGGGCGGCGTTGAGAGCATGAGCCGAGCCCCGTTCGTCATGCCAAAAGCTGAGACCGCCTTTGCGCGTGCCAATGCGGTCTATGACACCACCATCGGCTGGCGCTTCGTCAACAAGCAGCTGAAGGCTGAGTTCGGCATCGATTCAATGCCTGAAACGGCCGAAAATGTCGCTCAGGATTTCGGGATTAGCCGAGAGGATCAGGACCGCTTTGCCGTTGAGAGCCAGCGCCGCGCCGCTGCTGCACAAGCAAGCGGACGCTTCGATGCTGAGATTGTTGCGGTGCCAGTGCCCCAGAAAAAGGGCGACCCGCTGCTGATCACACGCGATGAGCATCCGCGCGAAACCAATGTCGATGCGCTTGCAAAGCTTAAGCCGATCGTCCGTGCTGACGGCACCATCACGGCTGGTAATGCCTCAGGGGTGAATGATGGCGCGGCGGCTGTCATCATTGCCAGCGAGGAGGCCGTTCGCCGCCACGGCCTGACACCTCGCGCGCGCGTTCTCGGCACAGCCGTCGCGGGCGTTGAGCCTAGGATCATGGGCATCGGCCCCGCCCCTGCATCCGAACGCCTTATGGCGCGGCTAGGCCTTACGATCAGCGAGTTCGACCTGATCGAGCTGAACGAAGCTTTTGCGGCACAAGGCCTCGCTGTGCTGCGCCAACTCGGCCTTCCCGATGATGCGGACCACGTAAATCCCAATGGCGGCGCCATTGCGTTGGGCCATCCGCTTGGCATGTCAGGGGCCCGGCTTGTTCTGACAGCGACCGAAGAGCTTCAGCGCCGCCAAGCGACGCGAGCCATTTGCACGATGTGCATTGGTGTCGGCCAAGGCATCGCTCTGGCGATTGAGCGTGTTTGA
- the paaI gene encoding hydroxyphenylacetyl-CoA thioesterase PaaI → MSSPIQDADHLARNVADAMLEREGTASNWGLVIETAKVGYARVRMVLRADMLNGHRTAHGGMIFALADTAFAYACNSRNQITVAQQASIHFLAPAHEGDVLIAEAYEDAVIGRSGSYRVDVRTKAGRPIAYFQGLSRTIGGAILPLEE, encoded by the coding sequence ATGAGTTCGCCCATCCAAGACGCCGACCATCTAGCCCGCAATGTCGCCGACGCGATGCTAGAGCGCGAAGGCACAGCGTCCAACTGGGGCCTTGTGATCGAGACGGCAAAAGTCGGCTATGCGCGGGTGCGCATGGTGCTTCGCGCCGACATGCTCAATGGCCACCGAACGGCACATGGCGGCATGATCTTCGCGCTGGCAGACACCGCGTTCGCTTATGCCTGCAATAGCCGCAACCAGATCACCGTCGCGCAGCAAGCCTCCATCCATTTTCTAGCACCAGCCCATGAAGGCGATGTGTTGATTGCTGAAGCCTATGAGGACGCCGTTATCGGCCGCTCGGGCTCCTACCGGGTCGACGTCCGCACGAAGGCCGGTCGACCCATTGCATATTTCCAAGGACTGTCCCGCACGATCGGCGGAGCAATCCTCCCTCTTGAGGAGTAG
- a CDS encoding 3-hydroxyacyl-CoA dehydrogenase NAD-binding domain-containing protein, translated as MEIRTTHPIAVVGAGTMGAGIAQVAATVGHPVTVVDQDPAALSRGRASVKAALDTAVAKRRLEPAARDEIEARITWSTELTQVARKSLVIEAIVEKLDAKQHLIGTIARVALCNMPIASNTSSLGIGELAQALATPDRFLGLHFFNPVPAMKLVEVIAGPKTSQTVIAAMVNLMLAWGKHPVVVRDVPGFIVNRVARPYYGEGFAAVDDGIAPATVDAAMTGAGGFRMGPLGLADMIGHDVNFTVACSVHDAYAGRTRFRPQKAQRALVEAGRLGCKSGLGVYDHGKKLPVADFAEPALAPVEIALCVLDLLAPLGAEARAAKIAVVNDPTLEPDMIRIGDSVMALGDGRRFDQRPGVDILIDHVRDFATATTCVISARSPTHAMAATGLLQAIGRRVVIVPDRAGQVVLRTLAQLANAAADAEIDEVADANGIDEAMLHGANHPEGPLGWARRIGHDRVRTALSNIAHAEKDSMYEPSPFFDPR; from the coding sequence ATGGAGATTCGCACCACCCATCCGATCGCGGTCGTCGGCGCTGGCACTATGGGGGCAGGAATAGCCCAAGTGGCAGCAACGGTTGGCCATCCTGTCACCGTCGTGGATCAGGATCCCGCAGCACTCAGCCGAGGTCGGGCGTCCGTGAAGGCCGCTCTCGACACAGCGGTTGCTAAGCGCCGACTGGAGCCTGCCGCACGCGACGAGATTGAAGCGCGGATCACATGGTCAACGGAGCTTACGCAGGTCGCTCGCAAATCGCTGGTGATCGAAGCTATCGTCGAAAAGCTCGACGCCAAACAGCATCTCATCGGCACGATCGCGCGCGTCGCATTGTGCAACATGCCTATCGCAAGCAACACCTCGTCGTTGGGGATCGGCGAACTGGCTCAAGCCCTCGCCACACCAGATCGCTTCTTAGGCCTTCATTTCTTCAATCCAGTGCCGGCAATGAAGCTCGTCGAGGTAATTGCAGGCCCCAAAACTAGCCAAACTGTCATTGCTGCGATGGTCAATCTCATGCTCGCTTGGGGCAAGCATCCGGTGGTTGTCCGCGACGTGCCGGGCTTCATCGTCAACCGTGTGGCTCGCCCATATTATGGCGAGGGCTTTGCGGCCGTGGATGACGGAATTGCACCGGCGACAGTCGACGCAGCCATGACCGGTGCCGGCGGCTTTCGTATGGGGCCATTAGGGCTGGCGGATATGATCGGCCACGACGTCAACTTCACCGTCGCATGCTCGGTCCATGACGCTTATGCTGGCCGGACCCGATTTCGCCCACAAAAAGCTCAGCGCGCCTTGGTTGAGGCGGGGCGCCTTGGCTGCAAATCAGGCCTTGGCGTCTATGATCACGGGAAAAAGCTGCCTGTAGCTGATTTTGCCGAGCCAGCCTTAGCACCAGTAGAAATCGCGCTTTGCGTCCTAGACCTTCTCGCTCCCCTTGGCGCTGAAGCACGTGCCGCCAAGATTGCCGTCGTCAATGACCCAACGCTCGAACCCGACATGATCCGTATCGGGGATAGCGTCATGGCGCTGGGCGATGGGCGACGGTTCGACCAAAGGCCTGGCGTTGATATTCTTATCGATCATGTGCGGGACTTTGCCACTGCCACCACATGCGTAATTAGCGCGCGATCCCCAACCCATGCGATGGCGGCGACAGGGCTCCTCCAAGCGATCGGTCGCAGGGTTGTGATCGTACCTGATCGTGCCGGCCAGGTCGTGCTGCGCACCTTGGCCCAGCTCGCTAACGCTGCTGCGGATGCCGAGATAGACGAGGTGGCAGATGCCAATGGCATCGACGAGGCCATGCTACATGGCGCTAATCATCCCGAGGGCCCGTTGGGATGGGCCCGACGCATTGGCCATGACCGAGTTCGAACCGCTCTGAGCAACATCGCCCACGCGGAAAAAGACTCGATGTACGAGCCCTCACCGTTTTTCGATCCTCGATGA
- the paaG gene encoding 2-(1,2-epoxy-1,2-dihydrophenyl)acetyl-CoA isomerase PaaG gives MFETIKLDVADGVARLTLNRPDRLNSFTVAMHAEVARAIDRIDDDHNVRTLVLTGAGRGFCAGQDLGDRAVAPGGEPVDLGESVELYYAPLIRRLTRLRMPVIAAVNGVAAGAGANIALACDIVIAARSAKFIQSFANIGLIPDSGGTWILPRLVGQARALGLALTGEPLSAEKAQEWGLIWRCVDDEALDAEVAGLATRFAKGPTRGLARTKSLIRSSWLHSLDAELDLERDVMRELGFSHDYQEGVAAFTAKRPPNFTGR, from the coding sequence ATGTTCGAAACGATCAAGCTGGATGTCGCTGATGGTGTTGCGCGTCTGACCCTCAACCGTCCTGATCGGCTCAACAGCTTTACCGTTGCCATGCACGCCGAGGTCGCGCGTGCGATCGATCGCATTGATGATGATCATAATGTGCGCACGCTCGTGCTCACCGGTGCTGGGCGAGGCTTTTGCGCGGGCCAGGACCTTGGCGACCGGGCGGTGGCGCCTGGAGGTGAGCCCGTGGATCTGGGGGAGTCGGTGGAGCTCTATTATGCGCCGCTCATCCGCCGCCTGACCCGGCTGCGTATGCCTGTCATCGCCGCGGTAAATGGGGTGGCGGCAGGTGCTGGCGCAAATATCGCGCTTGCCTGTGACATCGTGATCGCGGCGCGCAGCGCCAAGTTCATCCAGTCTTTTGCCAATATCGGGCTGATCCCAGATTCCGGAGGCACCTGGATTTTGCCCCGGCTGGTCGGGCAGGCGCGCGCGCTTGGGCTGGCGCTGACGGGAGAGCCTTTGTCGGCTGAGAAGGCTCAAGAATGGGGCTTGATCTGGCGCTGTGTCGACGATGAGGCCTTGGACGCCGAAGTGGCCGGTCTGGCAACGCGATTTGCCAAGGGGCCAACCCGAGGGCTCGCGCGCACCAAATCGCTGATCCGATCCTCTTGGCTCCATTCGCTCGATGCCGAACTCGACCTCGAGCGTGATGTGATGCGCGAACTGGGGTTCAGCCACGATTATCAGGAAGGTGTCGCTGCCTTCACCGCCAAGCGCCCGCCGAACTTCACCGGCCGCTGA
- the paaZ gene encoding phenylacetic acid degradation bifunctional protein PaaZ translates to MTTLLNYAADTWTEATGDLTDVRSAITGEVVARLGSKGIDFKAMLDHARNVGGPALRAMTFHARARMIKALATAIMARKDELYALSWATGATQGDSWIDIEGGAGTLFTTASKGRRELPDDVILIDGAHEPIGKRGTFIGQHVYTSLHGAAIHINAFNFPVWGMLEKLGPTLLAGVPAIIKPAGSTGYVAEAAFRIMIEAGVLPAGAIQLLLEPTADMFDHLGCQDVVSFTGSAATAIKLQSHPVIQRESVRFVAERDSLNASILGPDATPDSPEFDLFVKEVAREMTVKAGQKCTAIRRAFVPAKLLNAVQAALIVRLSKVVVGNPQVEGVSMGALVSQQQRDDVREKARLVSRQAALVFGDIDHVALTGAKAADGAFMSPLLFRTDDPWGSDLVHDVEAFGPVSTLMPYRDLDDAIALANRGKGSLALSVFTYDPQVARDFVLGAAAFHGRIVFIDRDSAKESTGHGSPLPMLIHGGPGRAGGGEEMGGVRGVKHYMQRSALQGNPRLLSGVVSQWLPGSPQSEGDVHPFRQRFGELAIGYTLNTASRTVTLEDIEHFAEFTGDTFYAHMDEEAAAANPFFPGRVAHGYLLLSFAAGLFVDPAPGPVLANYGLEGLRFVRPVSPGEAIKVSLTVKSKAQRNDEYGEVRWAVAITDAADELCATYDLLTMNAM, encoded by the coding sequence ATGACGACGCTTCTCAATTATGCGGCGGATACCTGGACTGAGGCTACAGGCGACCTGACGGACGTTCGTTCCGCGATAACCGGCGAGGTCGTTGCCCGTTTGGGAAGCAAGGGCATCGACTTCAAGGCGATGCTCGACCATGCCCGCAACGTCGGTGGACCGGCACTGCGCGCTATGACTTTTCATGCGCGTGCTCGGATGATCAAGGCGCTCGCGACCGCGATCATGGCGCGCAAAGACGAACTCTACGCTTTGTCCTGGGCAACGGGCGCCACACAGGGTGATAGCTGGATCGATATTGAGGGCGGTGCTGGCACCCTGTTCACAACTGCCTCTAAAGGGCGACGCGAACTCCCCGATGATGTCATTCTTATCGATGGTGCGCATGAGCCGATCGGCAAGCGCGGCACCTTTATCGGTCAGCACGTCTATACGTCGCTGCACGGCGCTGCGATCCATATCAACGCCTTCAACTTCCCTGTCTGGGGCATGCTGGAAAAGCTTGGGCCTACGCTCCTGGCGGGTGTGCCGGCGATCATCAAACCGGCGGGTTCGACGGGCTACGTCGCTGAAGCCGCATTCCGCATCATGATCGAGGCGGGGGTTCTTCCGGCAGGAGCGATCCAGCTCTTGCTTGAACCTACCGCCGACATGTTCGATCATCTTGGTTGTCAGGATGTCGTATCGTTCACTGGATCGGCGGCGACTGCCATCAAGCTTCAATCGCATCCCGTGATCCAACGCGAGTCCGTGCGTTTCGTGGCGGAACGGGATTCGCTCAACGCTTCCATCCTTGGCCCCGATGCGACCCCTGACAGCCCCGAGTTCGACCTGTTTGTCAAAGAGGTCGCACGCGAAATGACGGTCAAAGCTGGACAGAAATGTACGGCCATTCGCCGTGCCTTTGTGCCGGCCAAGCTACTCAATGCCGTGCAGGCCGCGCTGATCGTCCGGCTCTCGAAGGTGGTTGTCGGCAATCCTCAGGTTGAGGGCGTCTCAATGGGGGCATTGGTCAGCCAGCAGCAGCGCGACGATGTGCGTGAAAAGGCGCGGCTCGTATCGCGTCAGGCAGCGCTCGTTTTTGGCGATATCGACCATGTGGCGCTGACCGGGGCAAAGGCGGCCGATGGTGCGTTCATGTCGCCGCTTTTGTTTCGCACCGATGATCCTTGGGGCAGCGATCTCGTCCATGATGTCGAAGCTTTCGGCCCGGTGTCGACGCTTATGCCATATCGCGACCTCGATGACGCGATCGCGCTCGCTAATCGCGGTAAGGGCAGCTTGGCGCTGTCAGTCTTCACCTATGACCCTCAGGTTGCTCGTGATTTCGTTCTTGGCGCCGCCGCCTTCCACGGCCGCATCGTCTTTATCGATCGCGATAGCGCTAAGGAATCGACCGGGCACGGCTCGCCGCTTCCCATGCTGATCCACGGAGGCCCCGGACGGGCCGGTGGCGGTGAAGAGATGGGCGGTGTGCGCGGCGTCAAACATTATATGCAGCGCTCCGCATTGCAGGGTAATCCTCGCCTGCTGTCGGGGGTTGTGAGCCAGTGGCTGCCAGGTTCGCCGCAGTCGGAGGGAGATGTTCACCCCTTCCGCCAACGCTTTGGTGAATTGGCGATCGGCTATACGCTCAACACCGCCTCGCGCACGGTGACGCTCGAAGATATTGAGCATTTCGCTGAGTTCACGGGTGATACCTTCTACGCGCATATGGATGAGGAGGCTGCTGCTGCTAACCCCTTCTTCCCCGGCCGCGTCGCGCACGGCTATTTGCTGCTCTCTTTTGCGGCCGGGCTGTTTGTCGATCCGGCACCTGGTCCCGTTCTGGCCAATTACGGGCTGGAGGGTCTGCGTTTCGTTAGGCCCGTGTCTCCTGGCGAAGCGATCAAGGTGTCGCTCACGGTCAAATCGAAAGCACAGCGCAATGACGAATATGGTGAGGTCCGCTGGGCCGTCGCAATCACCGATGCGGCTGATGAGCTGTGTGCAACCTACGATCTGCTTACGATGAACGCGATGTGA
- a CDS encoding TetR/AcrR family transcriptional regulator, giving the protein MARTQAADYGERREAMLDQAAALFARAGFQGASMIELAGACKVSKSLLYHYFPSKEDLLYEVMTSHLDQLVEDVDAVTSSNVSNGEKVSQLAHAFMRHYIGAVDRQKVLLNELINLPEPRRGAIIRKQRLIIDTVQDLLSGLPTAPKDKARLRALTMLFFGMINWTHTWFDPMGAVSPDDLADMVAALIMPEKGL; this is encoded by the coding sequence ATGGCACGGACGCAGGCGGCCGATTATGGCGAACGCCGCGAAGCAATGCTGGACCAGGCAGCGGCCTTATTCGCTCGAGCTGGCTTCCAAGGCGCCTCGATGATCGAGCTTGCTGGCGCTTGCAAAGTGTCCAAGTCGCTCCTCTACCATTATTTCCCATCGAAAGAGGATTTGCTCTACGAGGTGATGACGTCGCACCTCGACCAGCTTGTCGAGGATGTTGACGCGGTAACCAGCAGCAATGTCAGCAATGGCGAGAAGGTCTCTCAACTCGCGCACGCTTTCATGCGCCATTATATCGGCGCGGTTGATCGCCAGAAGGTGCTCTTGAATGAGCTGATCAATCTGCCGGAACCGCGGCGCGGTGCCATCATCCGCAAACAGCGGTTGATCATCGACACAGTGCAGGATTTGCTCTCGGGCCTCCCAACAGCGCCAAAAGACAAGGCGCGTTTGCGGGCGCTGACCATGCTCTTTTTTGGCATGATCAACTGGACGCATACCTGGTTTGACCCGATGGGCGCTGTTTCTCCTGACGATCTTGCCGATATGGTCGCAGCACTCATCATGCCCGAAAAGGGGCTCTAA
- a CDS encoding Lrp/AsnC family transcriptional regulator, producing MENNLFHAATLDPLDRRILRVLQRRGDISQADLALEVAASPASCWRRIKALEAADVLLEHVRLVDPYKVGRGLDVVCQVRLKSHEPEVRARFETFIQTQDQVLECLSMSGEWDYLLRVVAGDVREYETFLMRDLLGHPSVGTSASNFALARVKYSTSIPV from the coding sequence ATGGAGAATAATTTATTTCACGCTGCCACACTCGATCCACTGGACCGTCGAATCCTCCGCGTGCTGCAGCGTCGAGGCGATATCAGTCAGGCTGATTTGGCCCTTGAGGTTGCGGCATCGCCCGCCTCCTGCTGGCGGCGCATCAAGGCTCTTGAAGCGGCTGATGTCCTGCTCGAGCATGTCCGCTTGGTTGACCCTTACAAAGTGGGCCGAGGCCTCGACGTTGTCTGCCAGGTCCGACTGAAATCCCACGAACCTGAGGTACGCGCTCGATTTGAGACATTCATCCAAACCCAGGATCAGGTGCTCGAGTGCCTCTCAATGTCTGGTGAATGGGATTATCTTCTTAGGGTCGTTGCCGGCGACGTTCGCGAATATGAGACATTCCTCATGCGCGACCTCCTCGGGCACCCAAGTGTCGGTACGTCTGCCTCAAACTTTGCCCTGGCTCGGGTCAAATATTCGACGTCGATCCCGGTTTGA
- a CDS encoding amino acid aminotransferase, which translates to MLNDAVLDRGSSSLFEALAPQPADALLALIGAFRNDPRTGKIDVGVGVYRDLEGRTPVMRAVKEAERRLLEEQESKGYLGPEGDAGFFEALKPIIFGATDHADRLTGLQTPGGTGALRLAAELIARLNPQARILLGEPTWPNHHPILKAAGLELAPYEHFDVPSQRLNFAQALETFNQAKRGDVALLHGCCHNPVGADFDAAQWQALAVVMRDRGILPLIDLAYQGLGRGLDEDAQGVRIVLDVVGEGLLAYSCDKNFGLYRERVGALYALSRTADTAAIVQSNLLSLARANWSMPPDHGAAVVRVILTDPALTEDWKAELTEMRERIRSVRDLLAAADPALAPLKGQQGMFSTLPLTPQQVARLREERGIYMPPSGRINIAGLTPDAVPAFVDALASLR; encoded by the coding sequence ATGCTCAACGATGCCGTTTTGGACCGCGGGTCCTCCAGCCTATTTGAGGCGCTCGCGCCGCAGCCTGCCGACGCGCTTCTCGCGCTGATCGGGGCATTCCGAAACGATCCCAGGACCGGCAAAATCGACGTCGGTGTTGGGGTTTATCGCGACCTTGAAGGGCGCACGCCGGTGATGCGTGCCGTCAAGGAGGCTGAGCGGCGTTTGCTCGAGGAGCAAGAGAGCAAGGGTTATCTTGGGCCTGAGGGCGATGCGGGTTTCTTTGAGGCTCTCAAGCCGATCATCTTTGGCGCCACCGACCATGCTGATCGTCTCACTGGCCTTCAAACGCCAGGTGGTACGGGCGCACTGCGCCTAGCTGCCGAGCTTATTGCGCGGCTCAATCCGCAAGCACGTATCCTTCTGGGCGAACCAACCTGGCCGAACCATCATCCCATCCTGAAGGCAGCCGGACTTGAGCTGGCGCCTTATGAGCATTTCGATGTCCCCAGCCAGCGACTAAACTTCGCTCAGGCGTTGGAGACGTTCAATCAGGCGAAGCGGGGCGATGTCGCCTTGCTTCATGGTTGCTGCCACAATCCGGTGGGCGCGGATTTTGATGCTGCCCAATGGCAGGCCCTAGCGGTCGTCATGCGCGACCGCGGTATCCTGCCTCTGATTGATCTGGCCTATCAGGGCTTGGGGCGTGGGCTTGATGAGGATGCTCAGGGCGTCCGGATCGTTCTGGATGTCGTGGGTGAAGGCCTGTTGGCTTATTCCTGTGACAAGAATTTCGGGCTCTATCGCGAACGGGTTGGTGCTCTCTACGCCCTGTCGCGAACCGCGGACACGGCTGCGATTGTTCAATCCAACCTGCTGTCACTCGCGCGGGCCAATTGGTCGATGCCACCCGATCATGGGGCGGCGGTTGTACGCGTCATTCTTACAGATCCAGCGCTGACCGAAGATTGGAAGGCGGAACTGACAGAGATGCGTGAGCGCATTCGCAGCGTTCGTGACCTTCTCGCCGCGGCTGACCCCGCGCTGGCCCCGCTCAAGGGCCAGCAGGGAATGTTTTCAACCCTGCCGCTAACCCCGCAGCAGGTCGCTCGCCTTCGTGAAGAGCGCGGCATCTACATGCCTCCTTCGGGCCGCATCAACATTGCCGGCCTTACACCCGACGCTGTTCCCGCCTTTGTCGACGCCCTTGCGTCGCTGCGCTGA